Proteins from a genomic interval of Sugiyamaella lignohabitans strain CBS 10342 chromosome C, complete sequence:
- the TSR2 gene encoding Tsr2p (Protein with a potential role in pre-rRNA processing; GO_component: GO:0005737 - cytoplasm [Evidence IEA,IEA]; GO_component: GO:0005737 - cytoplasm [Evidence IDA] [PMID 14562095]; GO_component: GO:0005634 - nucleus [Evidence IEA,IEA]; GO_component: GO:0005634 - nucleus [Evidence IDA] [PMID 14562095]; GO_function: GO:0003674 - molecular_function [Evidence ND]; GO_process: GO:0000462 - maturation of SSU-rRNA from tricistronic rRNA transcript (SSU-rRNA, 5.8S rRNA, LSU-rRNA) [Evidence IMP] [PMID 12837249]; GO_process: GO:0006364 - rRNA processing [Evidence IEA]), producing MSEPLASVQGEGANLVLSDPKHQSRFELGVCMAVYQWDNLQTAVDNQWGGADSEDKRDWMVGSVVELFETSNYVDSDDIEDRLLGIMEDEFGVSIEDNTATPVAVSIIQLYKECAEGNFSHVDELYAKYQEKESKRKAGLLPVNKVQTEGSDEEDEDEEEGDDDEEMNDAPASSSSSDPSEPQGPIVDEDGFELVQKKGNRRR from the coding sequence ATGTCAGAGCCTTTAGCATCAGTTCAAGGCGAAGGAGCCAATCTTGTTTTGTCTGACCCCAAGCATCAGAGCAGATTTGAACTTGGCGTTTGTATGGCTGTTTACCAATGGGACAACCTTCAAACAGCCGTTGACAATCAATGGGGAGGTGCTGATAGTGAGGACAAGAGGGACTGGATGGTTGGAAGCGTGGTAGAACTGTTTGAGACATCCAACTATGTTGATTcagatgatattgaagatAGACTACTTGGAATTATGGAGGATGAGTTTGGTGTCAGCATCGAAGACAATACTGCTACCCCAGTTGCGGTATCCATTATCCAATTATATAAAGAATGTGCTGAGGGTAACTTTAGTCATGTTGACGAGTTATACGCAAAGTACCAAGAGAAAGAATCGAAGCGAAAGGCTGGTCTGTTACCTGTAAATAAGGTTCAAACCGAAGGaagtgatgaagaagacgaagatgaagaggagggtgatgatgacgaggagATGAACGATGCACCTGCTTCGTCTTCGAGTTCAGATCCATCTGAACCCCAAGGACCAATagttgacgaagatggTTTTGAATTAGTTCAAAAGAAAGGAAACAGACGAAGATAG
- the CMP2 gene encoding calcineurin catalytic subunit A (Calcineurin A; one isoform (the other is Cna1p) of the catalytic subunit of calcineurin, a Ca++/calmodulin-regulated protein phosphatase which regulates Crz1p (a stress-response transcription factor), the other calcineurin subunit is CNB1; regulates the function of Aly1p alpha-arrestin; CMP2 has a paralog, CNA1, that arose from the whole genome duplication; GO_component: GO:0005955 - calcineurin complex [Evidence IPI] [PMID 10887154]; GO_component: GO:0005955 - calcineurin complex [Evidence IDA] [PMID 1321337]; GO_component: GO:0005737 - cytoplasm [Evidence IDA] [PMID 14562095]; GO_function: GO:0004723 - calcium-dependent protein serine/threonine phosphatase activity [Evidence IDA] [PMID 1321337]; GO_function: GO:0005516 - calmodulin binding [Evidence IEA]; GO_function: GO:0016787 - hydrolase activity [Evidence IEA,IEA]; GO_function: GO:0046872 - metal ion binding [Evidence IEA]; GO_function: GO:0004721 - phosphoprotein phosphatase activity [Evidence IEA,IEA]; GO_process: GO:0000754 - adaptation of signaling pathway by response to pheromone involved in conjugation with cellular fusion [Evidence IMP] [PMID 1651503]; GO_process: GO:0006873 - cellular ion homeostasis [Evidence IMP] [PMID 8798496]; GO_process: GO:0016311 - dephosphorylation [Evidence IEA,IEA]; GO_process: GO:0008152 - metabolic process [Evidence IEA,IEA]): MSDERAKKLENAIKAFQEKKPLPKVDFSVYKGDDGKELRTDERVIKTTPAPATKIPTDDELFLPGTSNPRLPNLAFLKDHLFREGRLHEEQAIYIINSATKIIMEEPTLLEIDPPVTLCGDIHGQYYDLMKLFEVGGDPRNTKYLFLGDYVDRGYFSIECVLYLWALKLHYPKSVFFLRGNHECRHLTDYFTFKLECKHKYSLNIYEACMMSFCTLPLAAVVNKQFFCVHGGLSPELHTLDDVRKLDRFREPPTHGLMCDLLWADPIENFGEEDNNRSFIHNNVRGCSYFYTYKAACDFLVKNNLLSIIRAHEAQNAGYRAYLESRNTGFPSVMTIFSAPNYLDTYNNKAAVVKYENNVLNIRQFKHSPHPYWLPNFMDVFTWSLPFVGEKITDMLISILNICTREELEEDTVRYIQEKGNTSKYGGIFGRKSPRSPRSPRSPSSPRSPRSPTSPRSPKKPIAGQTQQYDSDEDLPVKIPEEVEPEEDYFQDAQSTAMDRDDDDLDQEDDEDEDDLEVRRDRFKNKILAIGRLSRMFQVLRQESESVSEFKATTGTMLPAGTLMSGAEGIRKAITTFDEARRVDLINEQLPPTADEKAQENERQRKEALNRAMKEADADVKIRNLARRLTGE, from the coding sequence ATGTCTGACGAGAGGGCTAAAAAACTGGAAAATGCCATCAAGGCATTCCAGGAGAAAAAGCCGTTGCCCAAAGTGGATTTTAGCGTTTACAAAGGAGACGATGGCAAGGAATTACGAACTGATGAACGAGTAATCaaaacaacaccagcaccagcgacTAAAATCCCGACAGATGACGAACTTTTCTTACCGGGGACCTCGAACCCTCGTCTCCCTAATTTAGCTTTCCTTAAGGACCATTTGTTCCGGGAAGGCCGTCTACACGAGGAACAggctatttatattataaattCAGCTACGAAAATTATCATGGAAGAACCAACATTGCTAGAAATTGATCCCCCTGTCACATTGTGTGGAGATATTCATGGACAATATTATGATTTaatgaaattatttgaagtTGGTGGCGATCCAAGGAATACCAAGTACTTGTTTCTTGGAGATTACGTGGATCGAGGatacttttcaattgagtGTGTACTTTATTTGTGGGCGTTGAAGCTTCATTATCCGAAATCAGTGTTCTTCCTCCGCGGTAACCACGAGTGTCGTCATTTAACAGACTACTTTACGTTCAAACTTGAATGCAAACATAAGTACTCGCTGAATATTTATGAAGCATGTATGATGTCGTTTTGTACCCTTCCCTTAGCTGCGGTTGTAAATAAGCAATTCTTCTGTGTCCATGGTGGACTCTCTCCTGAATTGCACACATTGGATGACGTTCGCAAGCTGGATCGATTCAGAGAGCCTCCTACCCATGGCTTAATGTGCGATTTACTGTGGGCTGATCCGATTGAAAATTTCggtgaagaagacaacAACCGCAGCTTCATCCACAATAATGTGCGGGGTTGTTCATATTTTTACACCTACAAGGCAGCCTGTGACTTTTTGGTTAAAAACAATCTTCTGTCAATCATTCGAGCCCATGAAGCGCAAAATGCTGGATATAGAGCGTACTTGGAAAGCAGAAATACAGGCTTTCCATCAGTTATGACTATATTTTCAGCCCCAAATTATCTTGATACTTACAATAACAAGGCTGCGGTTGTAAAGTATGAGAATAATGTTCTAAACATTCGTCAGTTTAAGCACTCGCCTCATCCATACTGGTTGCCTAATTTTATGGATGTGTTTACCTGGTCGTTGCCATTTGTTGGAGAAAAAATCACTGATATGCTTATATCTATCCTTAATATCTGTACAAGAGAAGAGTTGGAAGAGGACACGGTTCGCTAtattcaagaaaaagggAATACTTCAAAGTATGGGGGAATCTTTGGTAGAAAGTCGCCACGATCACCACGATCACCACGGTCACCTAGTTCCCCTAGATCCCCCCGTTCTCCTACATCCCCCCGTTCTCCCAAAAAGCCAATTGCAGGACAAACCCAGCAGTACGATAGTGACGAAGATCTTCCTGTTAAGATTCCTGAGGAAGTGGAGCCGGAAGAAGACTACTTCCAGGATGCTCAGTCGACAGCCATGGATCGAGACGACGACGATCTTGACcaagaagacgacgaagatgaagacgatcTCGAAGTTCGTCGGGACAGgttcaagaacaaaattCTCGCCATTGGACGGTTATCGCGTATGTTCCAGGTGCTGCGTCAAGAATCGGAATCGGTTAGTGAATTTAAAGCGACCACTGGAACCATGCTCCCAGCTGGTACTTTAATGTCAGGAGCTGAAGGTATTCGTAAGGCTATCACTACATTTGATGAGGCTCGCAGAGTCGATCTTATTAATGAACAGTTACCGCCCACTGCGGATGAAAAAGcacaagaaaatgaacgACAACGAAAAGAAGCTCTGAATAGAGCCATGAAagaagctgatgctgaCGTTAAGATTCGAAACCTAGCCCGAAGGCTTACTGGAGAATAA